From a single Nocardioides sp. dk884 genomic region:
- a CDS encoding FadR/GntR family transcriptional regulator, which translates to MADHSHALSSPGAASRPGRRPASGAAAATTPRFSYPPVPPEPAELASMHGRIVERLGSQIAAGEVTGVIDPDRIATELGVSRSLVRECLRTLAAKGMVQARQRTGTTVTDPSSWALLDEQVIRWRASGSSRFVQLRESLQLRERLEPLAAGLTATHADPVVLESLADAVVRIDRATRAADPRLMIEADTAFHRLLYLGSGNDMLARLAGTVHACLRVPDFQRYQHFSSDTAARHGRLVDLVQAGDVAGAERVCGELMDLTLALFLNAHDRVIARSAPTAR; encoded by the coding sequence GTGGCGGACCACTCGCACGCCCTGTCCTCGCCCGGCGCCGCCAGCCGGCCGGGCCGCCGCCCCGCCTCGGGGGCCGCGGCGGCCACGACTCCGCGCTTCTCCTATCCGCCGGTCCCGCCGGAGCCCGCGGAGCTGGCGAGCATGCACGGACGGATCGTGGAGCGCCTCGGCAGCCAGATCGCCGCCGGGGAGGTCACCGGGGTGATCGACCCCGACCGGATCGCCACCGAGCTGGGGGTGTCGCGGTCGCTGGTGCGCGAGTGCCTGCGCACGCTGGCCGCGAAGGGCATGGTCCAGGCCCGCCAGCGCACCGGTACGACGGTGACCGACCCGAGCAGCTGGGCGCTCCTGGACGAGCAGGTGATCCGCTGGCGCGCGTCCGGCTCGAGCCGGTTCGTGCAGCTGCGGGAGTCCCTGCAGCTGCGCGAGCGCCTCGAGCCGCTGGCCGCCGGGCTCACCGCCACCCACGCCGACCCCGTGGTGCTCGAGTCGCTCGCCGACGCGGTGGTCCGCATCGACCGCGCGACGCGCGCCGCGGACCCGCGCCTGATGATCGAGGCCGACACGGCCTTCCACCGGCTGCTCTACCTCGGCTCGGGCAACGACATGCTCGCGCGCCTCGCGGGCACCGTGCACGCCTGCCTGCGGGTCCCGGACTTCCAGCGCTACCAGCACTTCTCCTCCGACACCGCCGCCCGCCACGGCCGACTGGTCGACCTGGTGCAGGCCGGCGACGTCGCGGGCGCCGAGCGGGTGTGCGGGGAGCTGATGGACCTCACCCTCGCGCTCTTCCTCAACGCCCACGACCGGGTCATCGCCCGCAGCGCTCCGACCGCCCGCTGA
- a CDS encoding IclR family transcriptional regulator codes for MIPARPVAPGATIATVERAADMLLHLAREPRADHGVTEVAEAMGLSKSAVHRVLTSLRRGGLVELDERTRRYSLGVGALRLGLSYLDRIDVRRLARPVLEDLAERTGETATLSVLLGERDRIYVDQVTPEREVIMSVSLGEPYPLHAGASSRVFLAFLPDAQRERYLAGGPLASVRAATIVDDVGLREDLLRVRAQGWARSAGERQDGAASVAAPVLRHDGSPAAVISVCGPASRFAAELDHCRELLLEATRSLSAGLGWMTQLPH; via the coding sequence ATGATTCCCGCGCGACCGGTCGCCCCCGGCGCCACGATCGCGACGGTGGAGCGCGCCGCCGACATGCTGCTGCACCTCGCCCGCGAGCCCCGCGCCGACCACGGCGTCACCGAGGTCGCCGAGGCGATGGGGCTGTCCAAGTCCGCGGTCCACCGGGTGCTGACCTCGCTGCGGCGCGGCGGGCTCGTCGAGCTCGACGAGCGCACCCGCCGCTACTCCCTCGGCGTCGGTGCGCTGCGTCTCGGGCTGAGCTACCTCGACCGCATCGACGTGCGGCGCCTGGCCCGCCCGGTCCTGGAGGACCTTGCCGAGCGCACCGGTGAGACCGCGACGCTGTCGGTCCTGCTCGGCGAGCGCGACCGGATCTACGTCGACCAGGTCACGCCCGAGCGCGAGGTGATCATGTCGGTCTCGCTGGGGGAGCCCTACCCGCTGCACGCCGGCGCCTCGTCGCGGGTGTTCCTCGCCTTCCTGCCCGACGCCCAGCGCGAGCGCTATCTCGCCGGCGGCCCGCTGGCCTCGGTGCGGGCGGCGACCATCGTCGACGACGTGGGCCTGCGCGAGGACCTGCTCCGGGTGCGCGCCCAGGGGTGGGCCCGGTCTGCGGGGGAGCGCCAGGACGGTGCCGCCTCGGTGGCCGCGCCGGTGCTGCGTCATGACGGCTCGCCGGCAGCGGTGATCAGCGTGTGCGGCCCGGCCTCGCGGTTCGCCGCCGAGCTCGACCACTGCCGCGAGCTGCTGCTGGAGGCCACCCGGTCGCTTTCGGCCGGGTTGGGGTGGATGACGCAGCTCCCTCACTGA
- a CDS encoding alpha/beta fold hydrolase: MIERHYVSLPGGQLHYRRAGAGAPLIVLHSSPMSSACMTPWIERLAAHFTVYALDTAGYGQSDPLPYGGADPEIADYGRRVLEFADAVGLERFVLAGTHTGSKIALSAAVLAPERVAQLVMDGLGLYTVEEMAEQLAHYTPPVEPVWHGAHLTEAWHRMRNMWTFWPWYRQEAGRRLDESMPALADLHQMTFDMLRARPDWGLAYRAAFRYDARAALQDLRVPAVLLAKHADPLHEHLDRLRVEAPTMEVRSVDNATHLEDLVAAFDRGLGLPDAPPAPPVTHLGGTTRTYVRTEHGVIHVRIDGDPGAPPLLVVHGSPGSADSFEGLIGELARDHLVVSPDTLGNGYSSAHRGEDPRIDQFAAADAAVLDALGLAGVTAYGSHTGACIALELACQRPDLVAGVVADGLPVLGEEERADLLESYFISMEPERHGEHLLRAWHTIRDVQLFWPWYRQTAATARPTAPSDPAHLHRLVLEFLKSGPTYRHSYRAAFLFESRERLAAVSVPTLVCAAPEDMLRRGSEEVSGEGHVRFVELDHAAGRDAAWAVRQG, translated from the coding sequence GTGATCGAGCGTCACTACGTCAGTCTCCCGGGCGGCCAGCTGCACTACCGGCGTGCCGGAGCGGGGGCGCCGCTCATCGTGCTGCACTCCTCGCCGATGTCGTCGGCCTGCATGACACCGTGGATCGAGCGGCTCGCGGCGCACTTCACCGTCTATGCCCTCGACACCGCAGGCTACGGCCAGTCCGACCCGCTGCCCTACGGCGGCGCCGACCCCGAGATCGCCGACTACGGGCGCCGGGTGCTGGAGTTCGCCGACGCGGTCGGGCTGGAGCGCTTCGTGCTCGCCGGCACCCACACCGGCTCCAAGATCGCCCTGTCGGCCGCGGTCCTGGCGCCCGAGCGGGTCGCGCAGCTGGTGATGGACGGCCTCGGCCTCTACACGGTCGAGGAGATGGCCGAGCAGCTCGCGCACTACACCCCGCCGGTCGAGCCGGTCTGGCACGGCGCCCACCTCACCGAGGCCTGGCACCGGATGCGCAACATGTGGACCTTCTGGCCCTGGTACCGCCAGGAGGCCGGGCGTCGCCTCGATGAGTCCATGCCCGCGCTGGCCGACCTGCACCAGATGACCTTCGACATGCTGCGCGCGCGCCCGGACTGGGGCCTGGCCTACCGCGCGGCGTTCCGCTACGACGCCCGCGCCGCGCTGCAGGACCTGCGGGTGCCCGCGGTGCTGCTGGCCAAGCACGCGGACCCGCTGCACGAGCACCTCGACCGGCTGCGGGTCGAGGCCCCGACCATGGAGGTCCGCAGTGTCGACAACGCCACCCACCTCGAGGACCTCGTCGCCGCGTTCGACCGCGGGCTCGGCCTGCCCGACGCCCCGCCCGCGCCGCCGGTCACCCACCTCGGAGGTACGACGCGGACCTACGTGCGCACCGAGCACGGGGTCATCCACGTGCGGATCGACGGCGACCCGGGCGCCCCTCCGCTGCTGGTCGTCCACGGCTCACCGGGCTCGGCGGACAGCTTCGAGGGCCTGATCGGCGAGCTGGCACGGGACCACCTGGTGGTCTCGCCCGACACCCTCGGCAACGGCTACTCCTCCGCGCACCGCGGCGAGGACCCCCGCATCGATCAGTTCGCCGCCGCCGACGCCGCGGTCCTCGACGCGCTGGGCCTCGCCGGCGTCACGGCGTACGGCAGCCACACGGGGGCGTGCATCGCGCTCGAGCTGGCCTGCCAGCGTCCGGACCTGGTGGCCGGGGTGGTCGCCGACGGACTGCCGGTGCTCGGCGAGGAGGAGCGCGCCGACCTGCTGGAGAGCTACTTCATCTCGATGGAGCCCGAGCGGCACGGGGAGCACCTGCTGCGCGCCTGGCACACGATCCGCGACGTGCAGCTGTTCTGGCCCTGGTATCGCCAGACGGCGGCGACCGCGCGCCCCACGGCGCCCTCGGACCCCGCGCACCTGCACCGCCTGGTGCTGGAGTTCCTCAAGAGCGGCCCGACCTACCGGCACTCCTACCGCGCGGCGTTCCTCTTCGAGTCCCGCGAGCGGCTGGCGGCGGTCTCGGTGCCCACGCTGGTGTGCGCGGCGCCCGAGGACATGCTGCGCCGGGGCAGCGAGGAGGTCAGCGGCGAGGGCCATGTGCGCTTCGTGGAGCTGGACCACGCCGCGGGGCGCGACGCCGCGTGGGCGGTGCGACAGGGCTGA